ACCAGGCTCATATTGAGGGCAGCTGCATCTGCAGATGTCTCCGTGTTGCACATTGGACTCCATGCTGAAATACATTGAAAATGAACTGAAGTGGAGACAAGCTATGGTTAGTAAGATCAAATCTATTAACAGagtaaaaatattgcaaaaaGCTACCAAAGGAACATCATAAAATACTAtttattcaaatacaaattgcctTCTATAATCTTCACGTTCTCCACAGagcatttcattattgtttttgcCACTATCAACAAACCATCAATAGCACCATATTTTCGTGATATTGCTACCATAATAACAGTGGTGTAATGTTTTGAAGACATTCCACAAAGTACTGTACGAGGTTCCTtcacatttagttttaatttgaatttaattaattatacgtcTCTCTTTCTCACATTAAAGGCTCCACCCTGAATATAGATTTGCAGAAGCCATTATTTATGTCCCTGATAAGTGATATTAGGTACCACCTGAAGCTGGTGGTAATGGCAATGAAGTTGGAGGTAATGTTGATAATTAACGTCTTATTTAATTGCACAGACCATTCAGAGATTATCATAAGCAATGATAGAATGTGAATGAGAAAATTAATTGATAGTGGTGGTGGCTTCAGTGTCTCAGTGAaaaatacagcagagtccgtataggccagtttctgtctgacacttttgtaattcactgtgggctaaagcaaggagatgcactatcacctttcctttttaactttgctctagaatatgctattaggaaagtccagggaaacagagagggtttggaattgaatgggttacatcagctgcttgtttatgtggataacgtgaatatgttaggagaaaatccacaaagtattaaggaaaacactggaattttacttgaagcaagtaaggacataggtttggaagtaaatcccgagaagacaaagtatatgattatgtctcgtgaccagaacatagtacgaaatggaaatataaaaattggaaatttatcctttgaagaagtggaaaaattaaaatatcttggaacaaaagtaacaaatataaatgacaattacttacattacttacaaatggcttttagagaacctggaggttcattgctgccctcacataaacctgccatctgtccctatcctgagcaagattaaccttattcctttgctatgGTCGTGCCATAGAATCACTCCCTCGAGGCTTAAGTTGGGGTTTTGTAACAAGCCGTTTTTTACGGTGActggttgttagccctttgcccaacccccaacTCGAGGACCAACCCTTGTCAGCTGTCCGTGgctgcttattcaatacattcgcaactaccctccatatctggaggccatctcctccatctgcaacctgaggatgcACCATGCTGTGGTGGTAGGGACTCACAATatgacacttgagaggaaattaaacgcagaataaatatgggaaatgcatgttatttggttgagaagcttttgtcatctagtctgctttaaaagaaaaactgaaagttaaaatttatagaacagttatattaccagttgttctgtatggttgtgaaatttgcactctcactttgaggaacagaggttgagtgttcgagaataaggtgcttaggaaaatatttgtagctaacagggatgaagttacaggagaatggggaaagttacacaacatattgtattcttcaacccaacataattaggaacattaaatccagacctttgagatgggcaggacatgtagcacatatggatgaatccagaaatgcgtatagtgtcagttgggagacctgcggagagaaagacctttggggaggccaagacatagatgggagagtaatattaaaatggactgtagggagttgagatatgatgctagggactgaattaatcttgctcaggtgagggaccaatggcgggcttatgttgtcagcaaacagctggatacattaagaagattgattgaaacATTTTACTGATTATAAGAGTGATTAATAAACACGTTTAAAAAGTGAAAGttattttgtttctctttcccaagtaatatttcaatttatttacttaaattacaGAATTTTAATGTATGTTAAAATTTGGCTAGAGGGATGGCTCTGATCAAAGTATGTGAGGGACCCACAATCACTATGGGCAGTCTTAAagctatattttcttttttaattattagcCTAATGAAGTAGAAGTGATTGGCGATTATGACAAAAGAAGTAGGGCCTACTTTGTGTAAATGAATTTATGGGAAAAAATACATTGCAGCACATTCTGTAGTATTCTGTTCTAATGACACCAGAAattatagtgtgtgtgtgtgtgtgtctatttaatgcctacccacttcagtTATTTgggttccacatattgcggatagatggcaggactgtgcatgtgtaagtgtaatgtaggaaATGGTTGAGAATgacgatgaagatgaggaagagagagagagttgAAACCTGGTGCCGGCATTTAGTCTAATCCTGTCGGATAGCAGAGATTATAATGTTTAGAGGAAGGTCTTGGTTTACAGTAAAGACAACGATATTAAGAGTTTCCCTACtgcaaattgtaattaataatgaaagATGAAAAATTTATGACTAGTTCTCATACTAATTCTTCTTTCAACTTTTCTATTAAAGGATATGTGCATGCACCAAAATTTCTGAAACAGCAAGatggtatgtgattaaaaaaatgtttgatgTTGTGTGGAACTGTAAAGATATGCCTTACATTTGTAGTGAAATAGTTTTGTGGCCGTACCTCCAACAGGCAGAACCCCCGCCACTGTGATGTTGTGGGGCAAGGCAGGCACCAGGCTCAGAGAAGCTGTCACAGCAATGGACACATTTCCAAAGCCATCATTCTGCTCTTCATCTACTGCCCGGGAGCTGTTGCCAGTGAGGTCAGGCAGCACACACAAGTCAAAACTGCTCAGATGCTTCAGGAATCTGCTCCAGTCCTACCAACCACACAAACTTCCGATTTAGGTATTTAGACCTAATTATAAGACTACAATGACTTTTACACTAATTTTCTTTACTGTTCTTaattttcattcaattcattattatttcaatttctaaCTTGTTTGATGACTAATAAAATTAGAGCTCTGCATTTCAATACAAACGACCGACCGAGAATCATGATATGCACGTGTGGTCAGTCCGCCACTCTGTACTATATGCAGCACGCTGGCTGCCGTGTATCCAGACTCGGCAGAAAGCAAACACCCAGTCGTCTTGATCATTTGAAGGGTATCATAGACTGAAAACTATCTTTGATCAATGTATTTACAGTATGTGCTATGGAAATCATTAAAATGCCTGATGCTTTATCATCTGATTAGTGAACCTAGACGTACAGGCTAtcagattgaataaaaaatatttaaataataatacattaataaatcaataaaattaaataaaactttaataaactatgttgtctataagaatataaatataaagcatAAGCagcattaaaaagataaaaaaaatatatgttcgtGTTTATCCTGTAGTTGAGTAGAACAATTACGATACCTTGTAACAGTTGTATTCGTAATGTCACAGgacaaaagtaaatacattaaagaaaccAAAGAGGGAATTCTGggtaagaataaataaaaattattaattttaaaaccaaatggCGATTTTTCCATTGgttcttttaattttgaaataacttcagCACAAATTTTGTTTGCTCCATCCTTGATATTTCGTGATATGGTAGTTGAATATGGAATAACAGAATCTGCATCCATCTTACCATAAGTAGCTCCGTCAATCATTGtcttcaattaatcaatcaatcaatcaatttagggcatttcaaaacctaaaaggtttttagcctcattcacaaTATATTGCCATTCATCTCTGTTCTCTgtatcttcttgtcgtcctcccactgtagaaagattatcatatacttggtcctgccaatggagacgaggtctaccaagaggtctcgtacatcttggagaatagttAAAGCTTTTTGTAGAATAGAGTCTTCATCACGCtgtagaacgtgtccaagccaacgtagtcttcgactttttattaaggctgtTATGTCCGGATATAtataaatatcccttagttccctgttgttcaaaattctccatgtgttattttcttgaatgggaccaaaaatcttcctcaagattttgttctcaaaagtaaaagggattttgttgtttttttggtaatatccaagtttcacagcaatataAGAGAGTCAGTAGGATTATagttttatagcatcttaattttgataatctagaaaggagtttggaactaagcaatttatgaagggagTAGTAACACTTATTTGCTGTAACACGAGTCTATGTTCAATTTCTTTAGCCTACTTTCTGCTTTTTgtgctatctgaaataaaaacaaatgatacCATAACCTTCTTTGGTATGCTGTTTTGGGTATCAGCCATTAAAAGGTGGTGTAATTGTAGTGTAACAACCTCGAGCACCCAAGACCGACCGAGCAAACATTTCAACCAATCAGTTATAAATTGTCGACTGCATGTGCTCGAGCAAATCATTTCCCGGCTGCCTTTTTCACAACCGAAGACTGATTGGTGAGCTCCAATTGGTTATTTCCGTGAGAAACGAGAGGTCTACTGATAATTATGTGTTAGCTCCCATAATGCAGTATTAACCAGAGAGTGAAAAAGTTAATGTTGTAATACGCAATAAACAGTTTAAATCTGACACGAACTTGAACATTTTCAATTAAAGGTAATATATATAAGCCTGGGCCATAAATGTCTCATGAAAATACAGGACACTTTTATTATCGACGTTTTTTTTgtaaagaaattgaaattagaagttgctgaaaaatgtattaaagattGAAATGAAACAAGTccattgctgtggagtaatggtcaggatgtctgtgaaacgagcaggcctgggttcaaatcctagttgggatgTTACCTAGTTGGGTctctttccgaagttttccttcaaccatatgaagcagaattgctaggtaactttcggcattggacctcggactcatttcttcACATAtctttattatcattaccataggATGGTTTAAGTTCATGGTGCAGCATGCTGTATTCATACAAGAGCGCAGCCTTTCGGAtacaaatatcattcacagaacaagagtggtaagcacaataagtctcatgCTGAGGTGCAAGTCTTTGGGCTCTTTCTCcgcataaaaaaaaagaaaagttgaaACAAGGGAGCAAACAAAAGATATAGTGCTATTTATTGCCTTTACACAATATTTcgctggctcaatattacaaggttctatgtctatatcagaaatattactacatacacccttgtaacatttagccagcgATTTGTTCATGTGAATTTATGTACGTCACTTGAAGGACTTTACACTCAACTTTTTGTCTGACAGTACCCTTCATACATATACCTAGTTCTTTCATGTCTGCTAATTTGaaaatcaaatatttgcaaacgtttatacaaatcaaGACAATAATTCCAACATTAATTTATGAAGTAAACATCAGTTAGAGATATTACTGATTTTTACATCgtgaaataaaatttgattaaaatacAGGACTTTACTGCTTCCCGACAAAAATTACGGGGATGCTAGACACATGGACAAAAAAAGGGGGTCAGGCAGTATCCAGTGCTGTAGTTGACAAATTTTTCTTACTGGAACTCTGTTATTTCAGAAGCATCTAATTTGTGATTCATCAGTCGTTTCCTGTATTACTTATACTGGAAATGAGGAaccctaatattatttttattggaaCTGTGTTctggcccaactacagcactgggcATATGGTAAGCTTAACATATTAAAGTTTCAACCACAAtcatgttaatttaattaatatttacaacAGTAATCAGACTCGAGAATTAGGCCTACAGTCACGCGTACTTGATTGCGTCAGGAGCACTTTCATCACTATTAAACGAAAATCGTACACTGTGGCAATTAATCTGTttaacatttaggcctatttggtacatatttaattcagAAATTTGTTTTGCCAccaatatttacttaatttttatttataaaaattaaacattcagACTAtctttgtaaaattataattaatcattAAAAACCATAATTGATACCTGCATAGAAATCTAGTTTTTGGTGGCATGAAACTGGTAATATCAATACCTATGTTtctttataaaaatctgtttcaAAATATTGTGTTTACTGCGTGTATTATCTTcaaatgaatctatttattaCTTACCACAAGTTGCATGCCCAATCATGAAAATCATGGTGTACGTTATATTCTGTGAATATATACAATGTGGTTCTATCAAATATGAGCGCATATTTAATGAGTACAGTACATAAAGGATATGGCAGTTAACTTGATAGTAAGCCTACATGTAACAATTCTAACCTCACCGTAAATCAAGTGTGGTAATGGTTGCAATACACTGCAAAATTGGTGATATTTACAAATAGCAGTACAATAAACAAACACACGAAAAACATGAGATGCACATACCAAACGAACGTCTGGATTTGGAATATTATCTGAATGTCTAACGAAGTAAGCCAGTGACAGAGTTGTCAATGCAAATGCTGTGAGACAGAGTGTAAACACCATCAACGGAGGTCGACTTGTGGCAAACCCCTTCAGGTTGCCGAGCGGCGATATATACCCCATTGCTAATATTCAAATACTTCAGTTATCCTGCAATGCAGTAAAAGTTGTGTTTAAttcctgtaaaattaaaacattgtaaACAGTAGTCCATTAACATAAGtatgagataaaaatatttagtgAACAATTTTGAACACCACATATTCTCAGTGACTGACTGACTTCTAATTTACTTACTGCTTCAAAACAGACCATAATGGTACTACACATCACATCAGCCACGTAATATTTTGATTAAGATAAAGGAGCCATTAACAACAATGTCTCTTGCATACACAGTTTACAAGATCATCCGGGCGGTTATGGAATATCATTCGAGATATCGTAAGCGTTCTTACAGGTTAGACAAGACTTGAATATGAAAAGTCTCAGTGCCAAACGTACCCATGTGTAGAAATTTTCCAAGAGATTTTCGTTACAGGAATTATTCGTATTACAAGTTAATATGAAATCGTACATAGAATACTGTATGTACTCATTAGTAATATAAGTcatatacatacagagtgtttaaaaatacacGGCAAAATTTCGGGGATGGATTCCACACAATTATGTAGACCAGTAGTTCCCAATTACTTCAGAGTTGTGAACCCCCTTTTTATTTTTAAGGCTAGCTACGGACCTCACATCTTTAAATTTTGGTATCTGCGTATTAGTAGTAATTGAGAAGTATGTAgcaatatttcattcattcatttcattcatttagtgttctgcccaagggcaggtctttcactgcaaacccagctttctccagtcttccctatttttcgcctccctctttgtttcctcatatgatccatatatcttaatgtcgcctatcatctgatatcttcttctaccccaaactgttctcctgttcaccattccttccagtgtatccttcagtaggcagtttcttctcagccagtgacccaaccagtagCAATATTAACAACAAGTAAATTGAACATATAGTGTATACCTGAATTTAGATGTCATGGGAAAAATTACACCTCTTTTTGTTTCGGACAATTATTCTTTCCACGTCTGTATCAATATTTGCTACCTTTAGCCTTAAATCAAGGTTCAACATCGAGGCGATTTCTACGTTTGTTTTTCAGGAAACAAAGTAcctattgaaaatgtttgttcacaAAGATATGTGCAACAAAATGGAACTACAGTAGGTGTTTCAATGCCTTTTCACCTATTTTCTTATACTCAGAAAATACCTTCACCCAAAACTGATCAAGCGTACTTTAAATGAGTCATTACAAGTAACAACAAGTTCATCTTGCTCCTCCTCAGACAAAGTTTTAATTGTACCACACCATACTCGAAAGGATTTCTTATCCATGAGTTTTCAGAATCAGTGCtatagttggaaacaaattttaggagGTACTGTTGAAATATCCTTGGTCAGACTAAACTCTGTAAAGACTCGTAttgcacttcttttccaaagttacttcttcgtcatgcaGTCGCATctgcagacctccttccagatcgcagccactATTGCAtgtaaggcaagaaattaaacccTGACACTGGTGGCCAatactttttaggaacaaaagtctAGAAACTTTTTTACTGGgagagtattccttttcttagtgcagGTATCGTTCATcacagtaatgctcattcacattctttagttgaaattggaatagaatctataatatgtaactgaACTCAAGATCCATGAACACACGAAAAttccctcctctagcaaacttagcgaatcagtgcagcagaaatcttgaggcgccacatcataaaattTGTGTTACGCGAAAggcatctacgcaagttttgaaattagcgaatcagtgtagcagatttcttgaggcgccatgctataaagttagtgttaattataGTAGTCAGAAAGTACcagaacttcgggtggcaacgccatgctctataggcaacttctctgccttgtccgtgtagtatgtgacctactctccaggcgtatagactcagtgcgaaCATAAGTAGATaacttaccttttttttttttgcagatggCATATACAGTAACTAGTGATGTAGGTAAGTTTTAAACAGGTTCggttttattgattttaaaccaGAATGCTgcttaaaatagtttttttttatcacgtTTTATTGGATTAATTGGTTTTGTTATCAAATTAAAAAGATTCttgacacaaatattaataataaaatgataaaaataacatacaataataataataataataataataataataataataacgtaactcttagtttttgttttctcaaaattaaatactaaaagCTAGAAAAACTGAAAGTAAATTTTTGTTCACAATACATGCTACAAATGTAATATAGCAACACTAATAGTAAGaggaataaaacttaaaaataataaacacctTTTCTCTTGTCATTTTGAAAACCACTAAAGTTAGTTATAAACTAGAAAACAAATATCTTCCTTATTTTTTGTTGCTACACTAATCTTTCTCATTAGTTGCTTCATCAGCTATTGTAGGTTCTGGATTCACTGGTTCAGAGCTAGTGAACTTAAAATTCCATCTTACCATTACAAGTTTCTCCAAACTTTCAGGACACAGCCTATTTCTGAGTTTTGTATGAATGTTGCCATGAGGGGACCAGTTTCTTTCGCATGCAGCCGAAGAAGGTGACACATTTAATATTCGCGAAGCAATTGAATATAAAGCCTGTCCAGAACATAAGCCTTTCCACACAGACTGCCGTTTTAAAATGACTCCAAATGCTTGAACGAGGTCTCATTGTATTCACGAGCTTAAGCAGTACAGTATCACGACACGACTGGTTACGGACTACAAGCGCCGCACTGAACTGATCCGTCAGCTGTATTATGGATTTGTGTACAAACAAGACATCCAATGACCAGCATCATACACCAACAACCCTTGCGCCTAGCACACAGAAGTAAAATACCCGGATGTGTATGCAAAATGGATGGCATATATGATGTTTGGATTGCATTCAATAAATCCAATTAATCCTAGTAAACAGGGGTTTTAAACCCATAAAAACCGATGTATAGGGATTTAAACGGattgaaatagttttttttacatCACTAcatataaccatttacacaacaccgccttcaaagtacgccccctgggcagtgacacacattgccagcgtccataccacttctcgaaacattcctaCAGCCTATCTTTGGCCACTTCCCACAGAATGCTTGTCacatgaattttcacctcttcggctgacgcaaaccgccgtcccttgagtagggatttgacctttggaaattaatagaaatctgctggagcaagatctggagaatatggtgACTGTGCGAagacaggtattttgtgttgtgcgaggaattcgcttaccaagagcgaccgatgtgctCGGGCATTGTCATGATGGAAAACCCAATTATTTCCTTGCCACAAGTTGAGTCTtcttcgtcgaactgcatcacgaagacgccGAACAATTGCAACAAACGCCTCCTTACTGACCTCCTTTCACACGAGCGACTTTCAggcgccaaggtcgactgcaaaaagcagttggTCTGTCGCCGACATGACGGTAGAAGCAGTCGGCATGAACGGCACTGCAGTCGATACGGGCGTTGTGTGTCATCGCTTCCGATGATAGTCAAACTGCTAAAGGTGTGTCATTATGCACTCCTATTATAATAATAGACGCCGTCGACGAAGAACTTCTTTCATTACTTCTCCGTCGTAGAAAGAGATGTTAAACTtagaaaatattggatacttctgaTTCTTACGCAACGAAAGCAGTATGGCCAATATCACTGCATTTTTGACGAGCTTCAAGCCCttgaagcagtggcggctcctgcatgtttcttaagaggaggaaagaaattaacagcactaaatgacaatttcttgaatgaaacatgctacaaattagcctacatgcatatatgtaaaaccaggtagtgttggggttggccttcccttctgtatagcaataatctgtacttgtaaactgagtttcctaaattgtccaaaatatgttatgatttcacttccattcattgttgaataattgcacaaattaataattacaaggaaattcacaacctcgtagcatttttcgagcacactacagcatcacacgtgttggaagagactagctactaactcgtaaccggaaccgttttatggaaatggaaatgggaatgggaaataatctgaggcaagcgagaacactgcacccacccacgtggtctgtgttgccacatgtatattttacaagttcagtatcacgtgtttttgaagaatgtcagtttttgtaaagtcatactatcattattgttcaaagctgccggtggccgcttaattttttatgttaaaaatgatgtagtttggagtacctacttttagtttcaaatatatatttgtacaaaactgacaacttggctgttgccctgtctagtaaacaatgaataaaagtgaatttcaggggccaactacgtaactacttcctctttgttttacataaacccgactttaactttcaaatataaacgaaagtttcaaaccatgaatagcagcctatataaagtgcaatgaataatatttttgatttataattaaaaaaaaacagtttacatggtgtctttcatagcgctgcgttaaaactgtttttgttgtgtctcctcctagatgtgttatagtccggttgaatgcaacatcgttagatagcagcggtagcgagcttgctgcacgaccagtcggtttctatttcccgcccatgactgattcagaggaggatctcctctctgtccgttcatttacttgctttaaaactctgcttctttctctggccgctagtgcgctgttgtctatgtgtgttaactgcagtcacagttaaaagtgtgcacacgacatatgataacatatcagaaaacgggttttgcgtaatttgttttatatttttatgctatacagtaagtgt
The sequence above is a segment of the Periplaneta americana isolate PAMFEO1 chromosome 3, P.americana_PAMFEO1_priV1, whole genome shotgun sequence genome. Coding sequences within it:
- the LOC138696487 gene encoding transmembrane protein 248-like — its product is MGYISPLGNLKGFATSRPPLMVFTLCLTAFALTTLSLAYFVRHSDNIPNPDVRLDWSRFLKHLSSFDLCVLPDLTGNSSRAVDEEQNDGFGNVSIAVTASLSLVPALPHNITVAGVLPVGAWSPMCNTETSADAAALNMSLVLPQNVSQGDDVCVTFVGPRSLLPVVSAPPSCMPSAVPQLGTSGRLMVRSREAEVLGERVDDDWCKGGTVLRMVYRSNPQLTVMLTGSDRSLINLHLIHTSYFLFVMAMTLVCYALIKGKPKQKTILVDKVPMDP